The sequence GGTGGAGGTAACCACCATGAAGGACTTCTCCAGCCTGACCCTCCACGTGACGGTGGGCTGTGTGGACCGCTACCTGGCCCTGCGCTCCGTGCCCAAGGCCCGCCTGCAGCTGCTGGGCATCGCCTGCATGGTCGTCTGCACGCGGTACGAGACAGAAAAACGTTGGAGGTGGATGTAGCATCATTCGGGTTGGAACGTTCCTGTAATTTTCCCAAAATGTCCAGGTTTTCCACAAATCCTGATTGGGAATGTTTCATCCTGCTTATTCCTTCCTGATTTTGGGAAAGTAGCTGGATTTTTGCAACCCTAAGCATGATACAAACGAGTCAGTATTTTATCCTCTGTAGTCTGCCCCGATGTACAGTACTTCTGTATTCACTGGATCAGCTTTAGCTAAAGGCGGGTGCTCAAGTGCAACAAAACATCTTTCTGAGGGGTTTTCAATGCTCAGAATTATGAGACTGTACGGAAACGACCGTTATATTTACTGGACTAGTTCAGGTCGTCGCCCCccgtttcagtctgttttctgccTAATGAATAAGACCCACGTCTCCTTCTCTAGGTACATCAGTAAGGATATCCTGACCATCCGGGAGGCGGTGTGGCTCACAGACAACACCTACAAGTATGAGGACCTGGTCCGCATGATGGGGGAGGTCATCTCTGTGCTGGAGGGCAAGATCAGGGTGAGCGGAGTAAACAGTCTATACCCATCTTATGTCAACATGTTTAGTCTGCCCTGATGATGGCATCTGTATTCGTTTCATCAGTTTGGGTTAAAGGCATCTGTTGaagtgaaaatatatattttttgtgggGGGGATGTTCAAAATGATCAACTCTCTTTAGTCCTGTCTAGTAATTTTTATTTCTATGAGTTCAACTCATTTGGTGTTGTCTCAGCAGACTCCCACTCTGCTGGACTACGGCCAGGTGCTGCTGTCTCTGTTACCCCTAGAGCGGCTCAGTGTCCACCTGTTCAGCTACTTGTGTGAGCTCACCTTGCTCTACTCAGCCCTCACTACATACTCCTCAGCCCACCTGGCCAACGCCATCCTGCTGCTCACACGGGCACTGCACCACTACGGTAAGGCGGGCGAACAGGCAGTCAACGGTTGCGTCCCATGGACACAGACCATTTGTCTTCTAAACTCTGTCTACAAACTGATATGTGATCTACCCCGATGATGTATTTCTGTATTCACTTGATCAGCTTCGAACTGAAGTGTAACAAAAAAATCTTTCTGAGGGGGTGGTCTTCAAAATTGAGATTTATCTAAGTGCTGTATCCTCAGTCCCAATGGAGTTGCTCAGTAACcatacatgacacacacacacacacacacacactgttgaccTAGGTTTTCAAACACCCCTAGAGCAGTGGTATTCAAACCTTTTCAGCAGGGACTCCATTTTTCTTCCCAGCAGAACTTCTGGGGATCCCATTATTTTCAAAATTTCTTGCAACCCCAATTTTTTGGGGGGCCAACACTGTAGTTCCCTGTTACCCACCCTTTGATTACCTAGTCTAGTTCATCAGCTTCTCATTAAAACTTCTGACGTCTTGATGCTCTAGTGTGTCGCCTTGACCCCTGCTCTAGTGTGTCGCTTTGACCCCTGCTCTAGTGTGTCGCCTTGACCCCTGCTCTTCCTCTCTGCATTGCAGCTCCCATCTGGCCCGTCCAGCTGGCTGAGTATACAGGCTTCTCCAAGCAGGACCTGGTCCCCTGCACTTTACTACTCTATGTCAAGTGGTAAGTTATAATACATGCCACGGACGTCCTAGAAATCACCATAACCGGATATTAAACAGTTCTATATGCATACTAGATACACGGGCTAATGTTAGTCTGGGTTAGAAAGTCTGTTGTCTCTTGTACTGTTCTTTCTCCAATATTTgttccctctatttctctcccttgtAATCCAATGCCTGACAAACAAGGGGTGCTCGCTGGCTTGACTTTGTTCTCATGAGGGTTACCAAGGTGATAGAGGCATATTGGCGGAGGAGGGTGGGTGTATAGCTGTGAAAGCAAAACACACAACCCTCACAGCAATGTCAGCAATTGCATACTAGAGAAAAGAAAATCCTCCATACTGCAATTGCCAGTTTGGCTTGTTTTATGAAGTTTACACATCGTCCAGCTGTAGTCTAAGAGCTTTTGTGGCTATTCATTGTTGACTGAAACCAAGCTGTTTCTATTTTAGCTTGGCTACTGGTTGTGGTAGTAAACAACCTTGTTACTCACCACAGCTAGCCTGCATGCTATCAATAgcccctcttcctggagatcccCATTGTCCCTCAGCAGCCCATCCTGCTATCAATTAGTATTCTAGCAATTAGCGGTTCTCCCTTCCGTTactagttaacacagccacaaaggcATAAACCCtgcctgtttaaaaaaaaaaaaaaaaaaacaagacctgaaaccacactgctaaccttgtgCCCAatcctaaccacactgctaaccttgtgCCCAatcctaaccacactgctaaccttgtgCCCAatcctaaccacactgctaaccttgtgCCCAatcctaaccacactgctaaccttgtgCCCAatcctaaccacactgctaaccttgtgCCCAatcctaaccacactgctaaccttgtgCCCAatcctaaccacactgctaaccttgtgCCACAATCCTGCCCAATCCTAACCACTGCTAACCTTGTGCCCAATCCTAACCACATTTTGTGCCCAatcctaaccacactgctaaccttgtgCCCAatcctaaccacactgctaaccttgtgCCCAatcctaaccacactgctaaccttgtgCCCAatcctaaccacactgctaaccttgtgCCCAatcctaaccacactgctaaccttgtgCCCAatcctaaccacactgctaaccttgtgCCCAatcctaaccacactgctaaccttgtgCCCAatcctaaccacactgctaaccttgtgCCCAatcctaaccacactgctaaccttgtgCCCAATCCTATCCTTAAATGATTTTGTATGTTTATAGCTAATTTTTACTTTGgggctgtgttatctagtggaagAAAAACAATTCTGGGAAGCAGCAATGGGGGAATGACAGACGGCGGTTAGTTGTGCTAATTCTCTAGTCGCTAATTAGCGCTGTCAGCGCATGATTAGAACAAATCATTAGCTTGTTTAAGATTTTTTTATACTTGTAGTCTTCGTTAGGGGGAATAAGGCAACACTAGCGTACATGCAGGTGTGTTATTGAGAATGTGTTTGTGAGATTACATCTTTATATAACTTGctgagatgtttttttttttccattCCTCGGTTCATCATCCACACACAGTAGTCAATGTGAAGTGCTATTTAAAGGACTGCTCCAGTATTATTACAATCCTGAAGTGTTCTCTGGGCACCATTACTGTAGAACCCCCTGCAGGTCAGAAAGGTAGCAGTTCTGATGAATGCCATGCTGCTTTTCAATATGAGTGTGATTTCCAGCAGGTGAGGAATGCCAATCTCTGTAGTGATTTTAGTTGAAGAGATGAAAGGTTGTGTTTTGGTCCTCTTAGCCCTTTTGATCAGGCTGGGTTTTCTGTCGGTAGGTGGTTTTTACCACATGGGTGGTTAAGACTCCGCCCACTCACaatctccctcaccccctccctgtcCTTCATGTCCCTGACAGGAGGGCTGTCCGTTGCTGTCTCATTATAAAGCCAGTAAAATGCACCGACTGCTGTTTGTCTTTCACCGCACACGTACAGAGGCCAGCTCCTGCTGTTCTACGTTTTCCCTCCTGCAGTTCTTTGAGCACACTGTAGAAAATCGCATGGAGTCACATACTTATAAAGACAAAGTAGTGTGGTGATTTCTTAGACTGTTGCAAGCCAGCGCTGCAGACAGACAAATTGGACAATGGTATTGATTACAAAATCAGGTTGTTTGTTGGCATGTCCTAAATGGTCTCCGATTCCCTAGTGCACATGTTTTCCAAGGTAGTGCAATGTGTAGGGagtggggtgccatttgggacgcagactatCTGCTCCTGTTAACCACGACGTAAATCATCATTAGCGAAGGGCCACAGTGACCCTGATGCAGAGGGCCGTAGGGGTGGGGTGTTGGCTGGGATCGAAAGGTGAGTGGGAGGGAGCTGGACCTAGGGTGTGtgtggcagagagggagggggtgtgtttgctaaggactgtgtgtgtgtggggatgaCTCACCCTGCACCATACTTGTGTGAGTCAGACGAGTGGGAGGCACTGCACTTTATTGACAACGTCCAATTTTCAAACAAAGTACTATCATATACTGATATGATTTCCCATTGGATGTAACACAGTTGGAGAAACAGACTGGATGATTAatcatcctcttctctcctctctctctctctctgacagcttCAGTAAGGATGTACCCAAAGACTACAGGCAAATGTCTCTGACAGGTGTCAAGCAGAGGTTTGAGGACGAGGCCTACCAACACATCAGCAAAGAAAAGGTGAGCTTGTCATCTCCTGACATGGACCGTTGCCTTTTTCAAACTAGTATGTCAAGGCGAAGTGCACAGTGCTGGGCTGCTGGCCTGGATATTCTCCTTTTGGCTGTACTGGTGGTGTGCACATCGTAGCAAAACTAGGgatgggaattgccagggacctcgcAATATGACATTATCACAATACTTAGGTGCTGACATATGTATTGTGATTCGGTGTTCCAAACATTGGTCACTATATGTCTGTTACAGAGCGCATGAGAACGAGTTTTGATTGGCAAAAAAAAAATAGTTATAGGATGAAAAATAGTGAGTTTTTGTACAGGTACAGCTGACTagtgctagctaacgttacctagtGTTCTTTCTTTTTTACAAATCAATATTTGAAGTCAAAATATCAATATAATGTTGTCCCCTCTATCACTAGGCAAAGAAAAACAAGATGTccttattggacaaattcagatgGTACCTCTCAGTTGAAGAGCTTTGTCTTCCAGTTCGTGCCTAGATAACACTACCCTAAccagtgtgtttgtgtacctGTGTTCTCTCCCAGGTGATTGATTTCAAGGAGCTGTGTCAGGTCCTGGAGGTCCCGGAGGTGGAACCCTACATGGTGCTGCCCAGCCCCACGGGCCAGCCAGCTGACATCcacaccttcctctcctccccctccagcAACAGCAAGAGGTGGGTTACTACCGTTAAGCCACTCAAATGTGAGAGCAATATAATGATTAGCTCCACCGTGCTCTCTTTTATAGGCCAGGGAGGATTTTCCTCTGTCCAATCCTTGCCAAGTGTCTAGGCAGATTGTCAACGCTAGGGGTTAATTTGGGATTGGGCAAGTGTGACCACTCTCACGTAGCCTTTTTATGGTGGTTGTCCGGCGCTGGTCTCATCCAAAAAAGTGCTTTCAAACCAAAGTTGTTTGTTTATGCGGTACTGAGTAATTGCCATCTGCCCACgagaccacaatggaaataaatatTAAACTTTGTCATCCTTTATGACTTTAttaacaattttaaaaacattgatGAATAAACTAAACTAAGAAGACTCAGTAGCATCAAATAGGTTACATGTTTTCATGCAAAAAAAACCCAAATCTCCACAAAGAAAATCTGCAAGTTTTCATACCAGTGGTGTTTCTGCCGAACGGCCTGCCTGACGATGTAGTGCACACGATGTACCTTTTGGCTAAGCCtttcatgtaccgaataaaaatctAAAGTCCAGTGCATTTTCCACTTTACAGCTTTTTGACAAAACTAAAAATCTGTGTAAAACAAACTATTCCTACCTGCAGGACAGGCTTGTCTACATGAGATTTATTATGGAGAAGACTGGGAATATTTCTATTAGtgaagcatcgatcatcatgtcaacAGAATAAGACCCTCTATTTCTTGggaaggagcatcaagctcatcactgcactttcaccaccctgtgacaTTCTTCATAACTtccatctgtagcctaataaactgcatgacttccccagtcctagtaagaggaccacacaccatatcgcGTGACCCTAAGCTTACTTGGATAAATATGCTGTTTCTCTCCCCCAGGAGACGGGAGGAGTCCTTGCCTGTGCACCGAGGCAGCTTTGTGGCCACACCCACGGCTGAGCTGTCCACTCAGGAAGAGACCCTGGTGGGGGACATGCTGGACTGGAGCCTGGACACCTCATGCTCCGGATACGAGGGGGACCaggagagcgaaggagagaaggaggccaaggagggagagagtgagtggagGGTATCAACTATATGAGTTCTGATCATTTATGAGTTCTGATCATTTATGATCAGCTCTTtaccaggggtgtattcactaggaaccaaaccgggagggacctacctgaatgtgtccaataagaaacgcctgttttttgttttccattgcaaagcttgcactaatgaatacactcCAGCCCTATCTAGAGATGGGGGTTAATGGAAGACGAGTGTCATGCTGGCCATTAGATGTAGTGACATCACTATGTACTGGAAGACATAGTCAGACATCATTCTCCTTATGTGGGGTACAGACCAGACTGCTCAGAGGCAGACGCATGCAAAACGCagcatcatatgatgcaaaatgcatcGTACCGGcggctgtatttctgtattttgaaagttttATATCTTGAGAAATCTATTGCGCAATTGTTTTTCACTACATCagcaatggactaatgaaacaaatacaaaGAGTTAGTGTGGCGTTGTCCTTTTAAGGCATCCATAATTCATAGTGACGGGGAGGAAATCGATAGTTGTGTATATCAATATTTCAGGATGATTATTATATCGATATTTGACTCCGAAGTATGGATttgtgaataaataaataaaaaataataattgactGTAGCTAGCGCTAGTCCGCTCTACTGCGCCAAAACTCCCGTAGCTTGTTTTCCAccttaaaaaatataaatagtgatcAATATATTTTCAGCTCTTTTATTTCCGTAACTGATCAAAACTCGTTTTCTCATGTTCTCTTATCTGCAGCAGacatagtgagcaatatgttggCAACCtcaaatcgcaatacatatagaatcatgataTCGTGTGGTCCCAATAATTGACATGGGTTGGATTTTTGTTTACATGAGGTCACTACACTCACTATGAATGATATGCTGCCAAGCTAACAGTATCTTCTTCTGTGTAGCCTCTGTTCTGGCCATGACACTGGAGCTAGCAACGGAGCCCGAGGACTCCAAACTGCACTGCCGAGCCCTCTCCAGCGACGATGACAGTTTCTGTGAGGGGAacaaagaggaagaggagtatGAAGGGGAGGGGAGTGCCAGGAGCCGACTGCGAGAGCCCCTCTCCTCATTCATCACAACCGACTTCCACAGCTCAGGCTACTCCTCTGTCCAGAGTGCCAGCCCTTCCTCCAATTCCTCTTCACTCCTGATGCCCTGCTCCTTCACGGCGCTGCCTCCGGACCCCACTCCAGGCTCCGCCTCCAGCATCACGGTGGCTCTGCCTGGGTTCCGCCTCCTGGTGCCGGTGCAAAGACCCCGGGCTGCAGCTCGCAAACAGGTAAAGAGGAAGAACGCAGCAGCTCACagcggaggggagagggaaggggaggatgaagaggtggTATATGCCTCAAGTGTAGGTTTCCTAAGCCTGTAAGCACTGACTTGACTCACCGTTGAATGGATTCAGATGATTTTCTACCACCCTGCCTCAACTTCACCCTCTTTTGCCATGGTCgcgttcattaggcaccaaactgaAGACAAACAGACCCAAAAGTAaagggactacctggacttgtccaataagaaatgatAATTTCTGTCTCCTGTTGAAAAAGTTTAAATGTTcctgccctaatgaacacgaacCAGGAGCACTTCTGTCGTTGACAATATTCTTCATTCCATGAAGGCCTGAAATCTGCACTGGTTCCTGGAACGCCATAAGATCACAAATACCTGTTGTAAGCTTTACACACAAACTCAAACGGTCTCTCCAGAATCCAGTCTTTTAAAATGTTGTTACATTCCGCACGAGTAAACAGACATCTTCTGCTTGAGAAAGATCAGATGGCTCCCTCTCATATTTCACTGACTTCGCTtgtatcccaaatgacaccctattccctatgtagtgcactactttgactagATTCCTGTTCAAATGtggtgcactgcatagggaagaGGGTGTCATTTGTGAGACTACCTTCATCAGCTGAAAAACCATTGGAACAGCTCTTCACTATCCACCTCATGACTTTGTTACATTGCATTGATCCAGATTGTGTTCCGCGCTGGTTTCACACATTGACTTTTGCAACAACAACCTATCTCAGATGTCAAAGGATTGCAGCTACCACCTAAAAAAAAGACACCTCATGGACCATTTTGAAATATGTCTGTATGAAGTCTTCCACATGTGAAAAGAACCACAACCTGCATTGTTGACTGTATTTGATTACAATTATTAATCAATGCAACAGTTTTTTTTTGTTCTGCTCTCTGCAACTCTTCTGATGTTGGGAGTTTCATGAATCCCTGTTTTATACCAGTGAAGAGATTCTGATATGCACTGCCTGTACAGAATGGTCAGGAGTTGGCTACTCTGTACTAGCCTGGGATCCAAATTGAGTAGTGAAACAAAGCCATGTTCAGTTTGGATTCCAGGCTCGATCTGTACTTTAGATATCTACTATTGTGTAGTCTAAAGCCTTATTTTGAGTCTGAATTTTCTCTGATCCATTTTTGTCATTGGTTTGTTCACATACCAAAGGTACTTTAAAACTTAATTGAGGGGACTATCGGTGGGTAAATAGCTTTTACCTGTAAAGACTGATATGATAGTAATTCAAGCGTACGGAAATACATTCTTAGCTATAGTtttgtatgtactgtacatgtgctgCATGTACTGTACTGTTTAGAGTTGGAGCACAGGAGAGAACCTATACTACAGGAAAAAATCAATTCTACAAGCTTTAACAAGAGCAAGGTTTTGAAAACAGCATAACATTTTGTAGAAGCAGAATATTTCAGTCATCCCCACCACCCCTAACCTTTGACCCCATAACACCTAATTTCATGGGTGAGAGCACATGATTGCATCTGTCTGTTAGAAACCACTAAAATTGATGCCCTAGAAATATAATAGATGATATAGATTGTATTTCTATGGTTCAATCATCAGTGATGTCATCTGAACATTGAGCCATGAACATTGACCAATGAGGTCACAGTTTAGTAACTAAGAGGTGCACAGTGCGACATGAAATTTGGAGTTCAGAACATCTAACAAGTTTTGTCAAAGCAAGTCTATTCGTTTTGCCCACCGTTTCTCCCAATGGGTTCGTCTTGAATGAGGTCTGGCACTTCTATTGAATAAGGAGTGTTTGTTTTTCCACAGTGATGTTTTCTATGCTTGAACAATCAACTACTAATGTTATTCCATTAAGTGGAGTTGCATTGCCTCCTTTTGGGGAAACGGACGTGAAGACACTAAAAGGCAAATGATTACTTGATGTGTTGATAAGTACTGTATGCCTACATCAGGACACAGAGTCCTTGGGCTCCGACTGAAATGTCATCCTATTCCATATGTAAGTGCACTTCTTTTGCCCGCAGCCCCATTGGtctctggtcaaagtagggcactgaatagggtgccatttcagacacaaccCTTGTGCACAAATGATTGTGACTGTAAATATGTTTTTAAAACTGTTAGGTCAGACTCTTATGTCCCTGGTCTGTTATGTACATATGTAAATGTGGCGGGGGGAAGAAAGAACTGTGACAATATGCCTTTTACTTGAAATTGGATGATTGGTTCTGGCTTCATTCCAAGAAGGACATGTCTTTTTCTACATAAAGGTTGACATTTGGCTTGTTTTTTGTCTACATTGTACCATCAAGTGACTTGTGTGAAGATATTTCTGTGCACCCGGTATCAATTTCTATTAAAACAAGCATGTGGACTTGCAGATGTATGTGTTGAATATTAGCTTTGACTGGCACTCCCTCAACCTGTTCCACCCTTTTTAACTGCCCTGCCCAGGGAGCAGTACGACCGCCAGGGGGCCACACCCGGAGCGTTCACACATGCACTTGAatattttaattgaacctttaagtaggcaagtcagttaagaacattcttatttacaatgatggccgaaCCCGGACgatgttgggccaattgtgcgatgccctatgggaatcccaatcagggctggttgtgatacagcctggattcaaagccagagtgtctgtagtgatgtctctaacactgatatgcagtgccttagactgctgtgccactcggtaGTTAAAAATACACTATGTATGCACATGAATTTATGTGCAAAGAGTTGCACTGATGAGAAAGGGTTTATTTTCTTAATATCAAACTGATAGAAGTAAAGTATTATTGCTTATATAATTATTGGACCATGCAATTGTCACAAGTTTAAATGACTATACAATAGTACCCTAGCTACAGAATACCCAGAGACACAAGTTTCATGTCCCCAAATGACTCCTGTATTTCGAAAGAAAAGGGAACATACGGTTAGTGCTATTCGGGATCATTGGGACGTCCCGGGCAGCAAGGAGCCAACTAAAAACCCACACACAGCTGGTGTAGGGTCATGTGACAGACAGGATCAGGTCACGTGATTGCATCTGTTGACGATTGTATCTGGATTTGCACAAATAATTCGGCCTTTCACTGTGTCTGGTGCAATGTCATCGCCTCCCTAACTGGCGTTTACTGAGTAAAaatacacacattcacagccTAACGAACGCAACCTCGGGTGTTAAGTCGAAAGTAAACGGAGAGGACATGTAAAGCCATCGTTTTAAAAAGGAGGAATTGTATACGCTGACTAAGGAGAGAACCCATGAAGTTCACATATCGAGCCTTTCTTTTATAAGGTAAGGTTGCCTTGCATTTGGAATGATTCAATAAGGGTTTCATAAAACTGTGTTTAATAGTTGTTCTGAGActaaaataaatgaaatatcaTAAAGCAACGTTATTTTGGGGGAAATATTTGTTTTGGACCTGCTTCACCAGTATTTGGGATTGTCGTTTGTCCAATCATTTAGGCCAAATAATTCGGTTGGACCAATAACCGTGAAGACCGGAGGGCATCATTTCTATAAAAAATACAGACGAATTATTTGCGTTACATCTATAATGTTTATATCAAGACCAACATCACTTGGATGTTTATCTTAGTTTGGTCAGCAACTGACGTTCAAATTTCACATGAACGACAAATCGTATATAATTACTTCATCAGCATTGCGTTT comes from Oncorhynchus keta strain PuntledgeMale-10-30-2019 unplaced genomic scaffold, Oket_V2 Un_contig_3627_pilon_pilon, whole genome shotgun sequence and encodes:
- the ccnf gene encoding cyclin-F yields the protein MKVSVLHCRCSKCFTVPARKRVRKRVPALTLLSLPEEVLLCVLQCLSAEDLLAVRAVHSQLRDIIDNHSSVWARVSFRDTWPSPNTVWLFERAAEKGNFEAAVKLGIAYLYNEGPLLSDEGRADVCGRKASQFFSLAESLRSPTADPFIWVFIRPPWSPTGSCCKAVVFDRLKAECETNVERRGTLLHCLARVLQLFDEDDKRAEALTLLEESSQSGCLQSAYLLWEHNRKTAMADPGRYLQFIRTLRDYAAKGCWEAQLSLAKVCSSDNPLGLEQRACVDLVAQLFRSCPPVPRRRVEEVLRQGINDTMRYILVDWLVEVTTMKDFSSLTLHVTVGCVDRYLALRSVPKARLQLLGIACMVVCTRYISKDILTIREAVWLTDNTYKYEDLVRMMGEVISVLEGKIRTPTLLDYGQVLLSLLPLERLSVHLFSYLCELTLLYSALTTYSSAHLANAILLLTRALHHYAPIWPVQLAEYTGFSKQDLVPCTLLLYVKCFSKDVPKDYRQMSLTGVKQRFEDEAYQHISKEKVIDFKELCQVLEVPEVEPYMVLPSPTGQPADIHTFLSSPSSNSKRRREESLPVHRGSFVATPTAELSTQEETLVGDMLDWSLDTSCSGYEGDQESEGEKEAKEGETSVLAMTLELATEPEDSKLHCRALSSDDDSFCEGNKEEEEYEGEGSARSRLREPLSSFITTDFHSSGYSSVQSASPSSNSSSLLMPCSFTALPPDPTPGSASSITVALPGFRLLVPVQRPRAAARKQVKRKNAAAHSGGEREGEDEEVVYASSVGFLSL